From a single Salmo salar chromosome ssa22, Ssal_v3.1, whole genome shotgun sequence genomic region:
- the LOC106583225 gene encoding activin receptor type-1B, whose protein sequence is MQCNGNITIMAKKQMLLTLLVLGLFRSYDALWCNCTTAQCQKTGSQCETDGACMASTSFIDGQEQHIRICITRDKLVPPGQPFYCLSAEGLLNTHCCYTNYCNSLDLKVPSVTLRPGLGGGFGPDGTWGPVELVAVVAGPVCLLCVLLIMAVFLFQYHQRAYSHRQRLEVEDPSCDHLYMAKDKTLQDLIYDMSTSGSGSGLPLFVQRTVARTIVLQEIIGKGRFGEVWRGRWRGGDVAVKIFSSREERSWFREAEIYQTVMLRHENILGFIAADNKDNGTWTQLWLVSDYHEYGSLFDYLNRYSVTIEGMIKLALSAASGLAHLHMEILGTQGKPGIAHRDLKSKNILVKKNSTCAIADLGLAVRHESTTDTIDIAPNQRVGTKRYMAPEVLDESINMRHFDSFKCADIYALGLVYWEITRRCNAGGIHEEYQLPYYDLVPSDPSIEEMRKVVCDQKLRPNVPNWWQSYEALRVMGKIMRECWYANGAARLTALRIKKTLSQLSVQEDIKV, encoded by the exons CTTTGTGGTGTAACTGCACCACGGCCCAGTGTCAGAAGACTGGCTCCCAGTGTGAGACAGACGGGGCCTGCATGGCCTCCACGTCCTTCATCGATGGCCAAGAGCAGCACATTCGTATCTGCATCACCCGGGACAAGCTGGTACCCCCGGGCCAGCCCTTCTACTGCCTGAGCGCTGAGGGCCTCCtcaacacacactgctgctacactaACTACTGCAACAGCCTCGACCTCAAAGTGCCCTCTG TGACGTTGCGGCCGGGCCTGGGGGGCGGCTTTGGCCCTGACGGTACATGGGGTCCAGTGGAGCTGGTGGCAGTGGTTGCAGGGCCTGTCTGCCTGCTGTGTGTGCTGCTAATCATGGCTGTGTTCCTGTTCCAGTACCACCAGAGGGCCTACAGCCACAGGCAGAGGCTGGAGGTGGAGGACCCCTCCTGTGACCACCTCTACATGGccaaggacaagaccctgcaggACCTCATTTACGACATGTCCACCTCTGGATCAGGATCCG GCCTCCCTCTGTTTGTCCAGCGGACGGTAGCCAGGACCATCGTGCTGCAGGAGATCATAGGGAAGGGGCGTTTTGGAGAGGTATGGCGGGGCcgctggagaggaggagacgtGGCGGTGAAGATCTTCTCGTCCAGAGAGGAGCGCTCCTGGTTCCGGGAGGCTGAGATCTACCAGACCGTCATGCTGCGCCACGAGAACATCCTGGGATTCATCGCCGCGGACAACAAAG aTAATGGCACATGGACCCAGCTGTGGCTGGTGTCAGACTACCACGAGTACGGCTCTCTGTTTGACTACCTGAACCGCTACTCCGTCACCATCGAGGGCATGATCAAACTGGCACTGTCTGCTGCCAGCGGCCTGGCACACCTGCACATGGAGATCCTGGGCACacagg GTAAGCCTGGTATTGCCCACCGGGACCTCAAGTCTAAGAACATCCTGGTGAAGAAAAACAGTACCTGTGCCATCGCTGACCTTGGGCTGGCAGTGCGCCACGAGTCCACCACCGACACCATAGACATCGCTCCCAACCAGAGAGTGGGCACCAAGag GTACATGGCCCCTGAGGTTCTGGATGAGAGCATCAACATGAGGCACTTTGATTCGTTTAAGTGTGCAGACATCTACGCTCTGGGCCTGGTGTACTGGGAGATCACACGTCGCTGCAATGCTGGAG GTATCCATGAGGAGTACCAGCTGCCCTACTATGATCTGGTGCCCTCTGACCCCTCCATAGAGGAGATGAGGAAGGTGGTGTGTGACCAGAAACTACGGCCCAACGTGCCCAACTGGTGGCAGAGCTACGAG GCCCTGCGTGTAATGGGGAAGATCATGAGGGAGTGTTGGTACGCCAACGGAGCCGCCCGCCTCACCGCCCTGCGCATCAAGAAGACCCTGTCCCAGCTGAGTGTCCAGGAGGACATCAAAGTCTGA
- the prkag1 gene encoding 5'-AMP-activated protein kinase subunit gamma-1, translating to MECIPLAVDDVDCKKEPLLGDPDYNVYTRFMKSHRCYDLVPTSSKLVVFDTSLQVKKAFFALVSNGVRAAPLWDSKKQCFVGMLTITDFINILHRYYKSPLVQIYELEEHKIETWREVYLQDSFKPLVSISPNASLYDAVSSLLKNKIHRLPVVDPLTGNTLYILTHKRILKFLKLFISEMAKPAFLGQTLEELGIGTFHKIAVVRSDTPLYTALGIFVDQRVSALPVVDDNGRVVDIYSKFDVINLAAEKMYNNLDVTVTKALQHRSQYFEGVLTCNTHDTLESIINRLVEAEVHRLVVVDEQEVVKGIVSLSDILQALVLTNEEAD from the exons ATGGAGTGT ATTCCACTTGCTGTTGATGATGTGGATTGTAAAAAGGAGCCACTTCTAGGAG ACCCAGATTATAATGTCTACACCAGGTTTATGAAGTCTCATCGGTGCTATGACTTGGTCCCTACCAGCTCCAAGTTGGTGGTGTTCGATACTTCACTGCAG GTAAAGAAGGCGTTTTTCGCTCTGGTGTCCAATGGGGTGAGAGCAGCGCCACTCTGGGACAGTAAGAAGCAGTGTTTTGTAG GTATGCTGACCATCACAGACTTCATCAACATCCTCCATCGCTACTACAAGTCTCCTTTG GTGCAGATATATGAGCTGGAGGAGCACAAGATAGAGACGTGGAGAG AAGTCTACCTTCAAGACTCCTTCAAGCCCCTCGTCAGCATATCCCCTAACGCAAG tctgtatGATGCTGTATCGTCTCTGCTGAAGAATAAGATCCACAGGCTGCCTGTGGTCGACCCTCTGACAGGGAACACCCTATACATCCTCACTCACAAAAGGATCCTCAAGTTCCTCAAGCTCTTT ATATCGGAGATGGCGAAACCTGCCTTCTTAGGCCAGACTCTAGAGGAGCTTGGCATCGGAACATTCCATAAGATTGCAGTGGTGCGTTCTGACACACCCCTCTACACAGCACTGGGCATCTTCGTGGACCAGAGAGTGTCTGCCTTGCCTGTCGTTGATGACAACG gacGAGTGGTGGACATTTACTCCAAATTTGATGTCATT AACCTAGCAGCAGAGAAGATGTACAACAACCTGGATGTGACTGTGACCAAAGCTTTACAGCACCGCTCTCAGTATTTTGAGGGAGTGCTCACCTGCAACACACACGACACACTGGAGTCCATCATCAACAGATTGGTGGAGGCAGAG GTGCACAGGCTGGTGGTGGTCGATGAGCAGGAGGTGGTGAAGGGCAtcgtctctctctcagacatccTCCAGGCACTGGTTCTCACTAATGAAGAAGCAGACTAA
- the LOC106583224 gene encoding GTP-binding protein Rheb, which produces MPQPKYRKIAVIGYRSVGKSSLTIQFVEGQFVDSYDPTIENTFNKMVSVNGQDFNLQLVDTAGQDEYSIFPQSHSMDIHGYVLVYAVTSMKSFEVVQVLHDKLLDMVGKIQVPTVLVGNKKDLHMERVIKPEEGKKLAHSWGAAFMESSAKENETAVEVFKRIILEMERADGNVPSEDKKCAVM; this is translated from the exons ATGCCTCAACCAAAATACAGGAAGATTGCTGTGATTGGGTACAGATCTGTTG GAAAGTCTTCTCTCACAATACAGTTCGTGGAAGGACAGTTTGTAGATTCATATGACCCTACCATTGAAAACA CCTTCAACAAAATGGTGTCTGTCAACGGTCAAGATTTCAATCTTCAGTTGGTCGATACTGCTGGTCAG GACGAGTACTCTATTTTCCCTCAGTCTCATTCAATGGACATCCATGGTTATGTCTTGGTCTACGCAGTAACCTCCATGAAAAG TTTTGAAGTTGTTCAGGTTCTTCATGACAAGCTGCTAGATATGGTTGGGAAAATACA GGTGCCAACTGTTCTTGTTGGAAATAAAAAAGATCTCCACATGGAAAG ggtGATCAAGCCAGAGGAAGGGAAGAAGCTGGCCCACTCATGGGGAGCAGCATTCATGGAGTCTTCTGCCAAGGAAAACGAG ACCGCTGTAGAGGTATTCAAGCGGATCATTCTGGAGATGGAGAGGGCGGATGGGAACGTTCCTTCAGAGGATAAAAAGTGTGCCGTGATGTAA